In one Kineococcus mangrovi genomic region, the following are encoded:
- a CDS encoding GtrA family protein, which produces MTQHHRFGEVVRFLVSGGIAYLADLLVFNVLLFSGVGSAWSKVVSSVIAIFIAFLGSRYYTWRDRRSAHPGREYALFFLFSAIAAGLQLLCLVITHYGFGWTSPLVDNLSGNVVGMAIAMVFRFVTFRTFVFPDRSASRA; this is translated from the coding sequence GTGACGCAGCACCACCGCTTCGGCGAGGTCGTGCGGTTCCTCGTCTCCGGCGGCATCGCCTACCTCGCCGACCTGCTCGTGTTCAACGTGCTGCTGTTCTCCGGCGTCGGCTCGGCCTGGTCCAAGGTCGTCTCCAGCGTCATCGCGATCTTCATCGCGTTCCTCGGGTCGCGGTACTACACGTGGCGCGACCGGCGCAGCGCCCACCCGGGCCGGGAGTACGCGCTGTTCTTCCTGTTCTCCGCGATCGCGGCGGGGTTGCAGCTGCTGTGCCTGGTCATCACCCACTACGGGTTCGGCTGGACGTCGCCGCTGGTGGACAACCTGTCCGGCAACGTCGTCGGCATGGCGATCGCCATGGTGTTCCGCTTCGTGACGTTCCGGACGTTCGTCTTCCCGGACCGGTCCGCCTCGCGTGCCTGA
- a CDS encoding DUF1501 domain-containing protein, translating into MSTAGTRNDPHCGCEEGSRLLSRRSVLRTALAAAAAGVTTYAVGDVSTQVSFAAPGWNGETLVVLSLHGGFDGLSAVVPGGDGAYYAARPTIAVPRSTLLGLDQMFGLHPAMAPLVPFWKSGTFGVVHAVGQSDPTRSHFAAMEQMETAAPGSSVRTGWIDRTIGSLGTGSVLNAVGISNQPPRSFAGPAQETTTTSLEGFSLIGPGDDRPTWHAALRRMHTGARPEVAAPANTLLRAMEDVAKLPGTGAGPANGAAYPGSDLGRALAQAALLKKSGAPVQVIALDYGDWDMHAGLGRVDGGWMRDKLTELSSALAAFATDLGPAFGSTTLVTLSEFGRRVEENASGGLDHGHGNAVLLLGGGVVGGRVHGAWPGLGADRLVDGDLAGTTDYRAVIGEVLQKRCGAGSLQTIFPGFGGSQLGVVRAR; encoded by the coding sequence GTGAGCACCGCCGGCACCCGGAACGACCCGCACTGCGGCTGCGAGGAGGGCTCCCGCCTCCTCTCGCGCCGCTCCGTCCTGCGCACGGCCCTGGCGGCCGCCGCCGCCGGTGTCACGACGTACGCCGTCGGCGACGTCTCGACGCAGGTGTCCTTCGCCGCCCCCGGGTGGAACGGGGAGACCCTCGTCGTCCTCAGCCTGCACGGCGGCTTCGACGGGCTGTCCGCCGTCGTGCCCGGTGGGGACGGCGCCTACTACGCGGCGCGGCCCACCATCGCGGTCCCCCGCTCGACCCTGCTGGGCCTGGACCAGATGTTCGGGCTGCACCCGGCGATGGCCCCCCTCGTGCCGTTCTGGAAGAGCGGGACGTTCGGCGTCGTGCACGCCGTGGGGCAGTCGGACCCGACGCGGTCGCACTTCGCCGCCATGGAGCAGATGGAGACGGCGGCGCCGGGCAGCTCGGTGCGCACCGGCTGGATCGACCGGACGATCGGCTCGCTCGGCACGGGGTCGGTCCTGAACGCGGTGGGCATCTCGAACCAGCCGCCGCGCTCGTTCGCCGGGCCGGCGCAGGAGACGACCACGACGTCCCTGGAGGGGTTCAGCCTCATCGGCCCCGGCGACGACCGCCCGACGTGGCACGCCGCGCTGCGCCGCATGCACACCGGTGCCCGCCCGGAGGTCGCGGCTCCCGCGAACACCCTGCTGAGGGCGATGGAGGACGTCGCGAAGCTGCCGGGGACGGGGGCCGGGCCGGCGAACGGCGCCGCCTACCCCGGTTCCGACCTCGGGCGCGCGCTGGCGCAGGCGGCGCTGCTGAAGAAGTCCGGGGCGCCCGTGCAGGTCATCGCCCTGGACTACGGCGACTGGGACATGCACGCGGGGCTGGGACGCGTCGACGGCGGCTGGATGCGGGACAAGCTGACCGAGCTGTCCTCGGCGCTGGCGGCGTTCGCGACCGACCTGGGGCCGGCGTTCGGCTCGACGACGCTGGTGACGCTGTCGGAGTTCGGCCGCCGCGTGGAGGAGAACGCCTCGGGGGGTCTGGACCACGGCCACGGCAACGCGGTCCTGCTGCTCGGGGGCGGGGTCGTGGGCGGCCGGGTGCACGGCGCGTGGCCGGGCCTGGGCGCGGACCGCCTCGTCGACGGCGACCTGGCCGGGACCACGGACTACCGCGCCGTCATCGGCGAGGTGCTGCAGAAGCGCTGCGGGGCCGGGTCGCTGCAGACGATCTTCCCCGGGTTCGGCGGGTCGCAGCTCGGGGTGGTGCGCGCCCGCTGA
- a CDS encoding N-acetylmuramoyl-L-alanine amidase: MRSVQTPLSRRALLTGAVGTGVLGASLAAGAGSASALTPAALQVGGSTRAFPLGAQRSAALLSSEAGAGSGLTVVGVEVDGGHMVGVTFPSGASTDTISVRTRTAGGTWTAWSDLPLNDSEPDPDTAEGRRSVTASDPLWVGALGTGATVQVRLPKVDVADAHLQLVDAGESSALARTTLSSPAEAPGGADTLATKASPKVLPQPTVRTRAQWGADESLRKGGAGYSDTIKAVVVHHTADGGTYSQAEVPSVIRGMYRYHTVSLGWADLGYNFVVDRFGGIWEGRAGGITKAVVGAHAGGFNVDTFGVSMMGDFTSAAPSSACLESVAQVIAWKLSMYGVPADGTTYLTSAGGGTARYARGTTAKLRTINAHRDVGFTACPGNVGFTKMGWIRDRVAQLLGGASITAIAAKYDAVGGAGALGGPTTPENDVPGGGGSYRFYSGGAIYWSKATGAHTVRGAILQRWGQLGWETGLGFPTTDDSPAKGGFYNHFENGSIYWSPATGAREVRGAIRQKWASMGWEGGPAGFPVTGDESVRGGWYTHFQGGSIYYSAATGARWTTGAIRDRWAALGWENGLGFPTTDDTRTPNGKGYYNHFQKGSVYWSPATGAHAVSGGFRDTWASLGWENSFLGFPTKDEVSVDGGTRLEFEGGTLTWTRSTNKFTVKKK, from the coding sequence ATGCGGTCCGTCCAGACCCCCCTGTCCCGCCGCGCCCTGCTGACCGGGGCCGTCGGCACCGGCGTCCTCGGTGCCTCCCTCGCCGCCGGCGCCGGCTCGGCCAGCGCCCTGACCCCCGCCGCCCTCCAGGTCGGCGGCTCCACCCGCGCCTTCCCCCTCGGTGCCCAGCGCTCGGCCGCCCTGCTGTCCAGCGAGGCCGGCGCCGGCTCCGGCCTGACCGTCGTCGGCGTCGAGGTGGACGGCGGCCACATGGTCGGCGTCACGTTCCCCTCGGGGGCCTCCACCGACACGATCTCCGTCCGCACCCGGACGGCCGGCGGGACGTGGACCGCCTGGAGCGACCTGCCCCTGAACGACTCCGAACCCGACCCCGACACCGCCGAGGGCCGCCGCTCGGTCACCGCCTCGGACCCCCTGTGGGTCGGCGCCCTGGGCACCGGCGCGACCGTCCAGGTCCGGCTGCCGAAGGTCGACGTCGCCGACGCCCACCTCCAGCTCGTCGACGCCGGGGAGTCCTCCGCCCTGGCCCGCACGACGCTGTCGAGCCCCGCCGAGGCACCCGGCGGGGCCGACACGCTCGCCACCAAGGCCTCCCCCAAGGTCCTGCCGCAGCCGACCGTCAGGACCCGCGCCCAGTGGGGCGCCGACGAGTCCCTGCGCAAGGGCGGGGCCGGCTACAGCGACACCATCAAGGCCGTCGTGGTCCACCACACCGCCGACGGCGGCACCTACAGCCAGGCCGAGGTGCCGTCGGTCATCCGCGGCATGTACCGCTACCACACGGTCTCCCTGGGCTGGGCCGACCTCGGGTACAACTTCGTCGTCGACCGCTTCGGCGGGATCTGGGAGGGCCGCGCCGGCGGCATCACCAAGGCCGTCGTCGGCGCCCACGCCGGTGGCTTCAACGTCGACACCTTCGGCGTCTCGATGATGGGCGACTTCACCTCGGCCGCCCCCAGCTCCGCGTGCCTGGAGTCCGTCGCGCAGGTCATCGCCTGGAAGCTGTCGATGTACGGCGTGCCCGCCGACGGCACCACCTACCTCACCTCCGCCGGCGGCGGCACCGCCCGCTACGCGCGCGGCACCACCGCCAAGCTGCGCACCATCAACGCCCACCGCGACGTCGGGTTCACCGCGTGCCCGGGCAACGTCGGGTTCACGAAGATGGGCTGGATCCGCGACCGCGTCGCCCAGCTCCTCGGCGGGGCCTCCATCACCGCCATCGCCGCCAAGTACGACGCCGTCGGCGGAGCCGGTGCGCTGGGCGGCCCCACGACCCCCGAGAACGACGTCCCGGGCGGCGGCGGGTCCTACCGGTTCTACTCCGGCGGCGCGATCTACTGGTCCAAGGCCACCGGCGCGCACACCGTCCGCGGAGCGATCCTGCAGCGCTGGGGCCAGCTCGGCTGGGAGACGGGCCTGGGGTTCCCCACGACCGACGACTCCCCCGCCAAGGGCGGGTTCTACAACCACTTCGAGAACGGGTCGATCTACTGGTCCCCGGCCACCGGGGCCCGCGAGGTCCGCGGCGCCATCCGGCAGAAGTGGGCGTCCATGGGCTGGGAGGGCGGCCCCGCCGGTTTCCCGGTCACGGGCGACGAGTCCGTCAGGGGCGGCTGGTACACCCACTTCCAGGGCGGCTCGATCTACTACTCCGCCGCCACCGGGGCGCGCTGGACGACCGGCGCGATCCGGGACCGCTGGGCCGCCCTGGGCTGGGAGAACGGGCTGGGTTTCCCGACCACCGACGACACCCGCACCCCGAACGGCAAGGGGTACTACAACCACTTCCAGAAGGGGTCGGTGTACTGGTCGCCGGCGACCGGGGCGCACGCGGTCAGCGGCGGTTTCCGCGACACGTGGGCCTCCCTGGGCTGGGAGAACTCCTTCCTGGGGTTCCCGACCAAGGACGAGGTGTCCGTCGACGGCGGCACCCGCCTGGAGTTCGAGGGCGGCACCCTCACGTGGACGCGGTCCACGAACAAGTTCACCGTGAAGAAGAAGTGA
- a CDS encoding decaprenyl-phosphate phosphoribosyltransferase, with protein MSVTGTSPSVLPGWLRAMRPRQWVKNVLVLAPVFPAGEQVGLDTLTGVGVAFVLFCLVSSAVYLVNDAKDVEADRAHPRKRFRPIAAGELSARTAVVLAAALAVVSLTGGLLWQPMLGVVLAVYLAIQLAYCFGVKHEPVLELACVASGFLLRMLAGGTAGDIPLSGWFLLTTAFGSLFMAAGKRYGEARRGELTGEPVRRVVQRYTTTYLRFVWTLAATVVVTTYALWAVEVLVPQSGTQLATLTVVPFILAVLRYAVDVDRGAAEEPEEIALHDKVLLVLALAWCGSLLLAVWL; from the coding sequence GTGAGCGTGACCGGGACGTCCCCCTCCGTCCTGCCCGGGTGGTTGCGGGCGATGCGCCCGCGGCAGTGGGTCAAGAACGTCCTCGTCCTGGCGCCGGTGTTCCCGGCCGGGGAGCAGGTCGGGCTCGACACCCTCACCGGCGTCGGCGTGGCCTTCGTGCTGTTCTGCCTCGTCTCCAGCGCCGTGTACCTCGTCAACGACGCCAAGGACGTCGAGGCCGACCGCGCCCACCCGCGCAAGCGGTTCCGGCCCATCGCCGCGGGCGAGCTGTCGGCCCGCACGGCCGTCGTCCTGGCCGCCGCCCTGGCGGTCGTCAGCCTCACCGGGGGCCTGCTCTGGCAGCCGATGCTCGGCGTCGTCCTCGCCGTCTACCTCGCGATCCAGCTCGCGTACTGCTTCGGCGTCAAGCACGAACCCGTCCTGGAACTGGCCTGCGTCGCCTCCGGGTTCCTGCTGCGGATGCTCGCCGGGGGGACCGCGGGGGACATCCCGCTGTCGGGGTGGTTCCTGCTGACGACGGCGTTCGGGTCGCTGTTCATGGCGGCCGGCAAGCGCTACGGCGAGGCGCGCCGCGGTGAGCTCACGGGCGAACCCGTGCGCCGCGTCGTGCAGCGGTACACGACGACCTACCTGCGGTTCGTGTGGACGCTGGCCGCGACCGTCGTCGTCACCACGTACGCGCTGTGGGCCGTGGAGGTCCTCGTGCCGCAGTCGGGCACGCAGCTCGCGACGCTGACGGTGGTGCCGTTCATCCTCGCCGTCCTGCGGTACGCGGTCGACGTCGACAGGGGCGCCGCCGAGGAACCCGAGGAGATCGCGCTGCACGACAAGGTGCTCCTCGTGCTGGCCCTGGCCTGGTGCGGGTCGCTGCTGCTGGCGGTGTGGCTGTGA
- a CDS encoding DUF1800 domain-containing protein has product MPTSPLIPRGRRRAAPAPFAHEAPADQLHLLRRATWGPTPDSLAEVARLGTAAWLDRQLDPAALDDGAVDAFAGRMRFYGRSAQDLWAGGYAATEWNAMFETGRLTLARQIWSTRQLFEVVVDVWNNVLHVTNPSSEVWASRQDYDRNVVRRHALGTFGDMLVASARHPAMLTYLDNASSTAARPNENYGRELLELHTLGVESGYSEADVKGSARLLTGLTVGRDGGGVYEAGRHDGGGRTVYGFTVPPHSAADGDGWIDAYLRWLAVHPVTARRLCGKLATRFVSDTPPAALLDAMARTWVQTGGQVVPVLRTMFDSPHFWASAGQKVRTPQEDYVATLRTLGTGMETGGVGGITKIYWHVLDQGHAPMAWPAPNGYPDVAAAWTSPSGTLARWNRHMDFAAGWYPPELRFTPALQLLASIPPTFGGLVDALGVRITGSRLTADEKAGLLLYAGRSEGSPCSAGDRWVRDNLRYLVALTLDTPSFTIR; this is encoded by the coding sequence GTGCCCACCTCGCCCCTCATCCCCCGCGGCCGCCGGCGGGCGGCGCCCGCCCCGTTCGCGCACGAGGCCCCGGCCGACCAGCTGCACCTGCTGCGGCGGGCGACGTGGGGGCCGACCCCGGACTCCCTCGCCGAGGTGGCCCGCCTCGGGACGGCGGCCTGGCTGGACCGGCAGCTGGACCCCGCGGCGCTGGACGACGGGGCGGTCGACGCCTTCGCGGGCCGCATGCGGTTCTACGGCCGCTCGGCCCAGGACCTGTGGGCCGGCGGCTACGCCGCGACGGAGTGGAACGCCATGTTCGAGACGGGCCGCCTCACGCTGGCCCGGCAGATCTGGAGCACCCGGCAGCTGTTCGAGGTCGTCGTCGACGTCTGGAACAACGTCCTGCACGTCACGAACCCGAGCTCGGAGGTCTGGGCGAGCCGCCAGGACTACGACCGGAACGTCGTCCGCCGCCACGCCCTCGGCACCTTCGGCGACATGCTCGTGGCCTCGGCCCGGCACCCCGCGATGCTCACCTACCTCGACAACGCGAGCTCGACCGCGGCCCGGCCCAACGAGAACTACGGCCGCGAGCTGCTCGAGCTGCACACCCTGGGCGTGGAGTCCGGGTACTCCGAGGCCGACGTGAAGGGCTCCGCGCGGCTGCTGACGGGCCTGACCGTCGGTCGCGACGGCGGGGGCGTCTACGAGGCGGGCCGGCACGACGGCGGCGGCCGGACGGTCTACGGCTTCACCGTCCCGCCGCACTCGGCCGCCGACGGCGACGGGTGGATCGACGCCTACCTGCGCTGGCTGGCCGTCCACCCCGTCACGGCCCGCCGCCTGTGCGGCAAGCTCGCGACCCGCTTCGTCTCCGACACCCCGCCCGCCGCGCTGCTGGACGCGATGGCCCGCACCTGGGTCCAGACGGGCGGTCAGGTCGTCCCGGTCCTGCGGACAATGTTCGACTCCCCCCACTTCTGGGCCTCGGCGGGGCAGAAGGTCCGCACCCCGCAGGAGGACTACGTCGCGACGCTGCGCACGCTGGGCACCGGCATGGAGACCGGCGGCGTCGGCGGGATCACCAAGATCTACTGGCACGTGCTGGACCAGGGGCACGCGCCGATGGCGTGGCCCGCCCCCAACGGCTACCCCGACGTCGCCGCCGCGTGGACCTCGCCCAGCGGGACGCTCGCGCGCTGGAACCGGCACATGGACTTCGCCGCGGGCTGGTACCCGCCGGAGCTGCGCTTCACCCCCGCCCTGCAGCTGCTGGCGAGCATCCCCCCCACGTTCGGCGGCCTCGTCGACGCCCTGGGCGTGCGGATCACCGGCAGCCGGCTGACCGCCGACGAGAAGGCCGGGCTCCTGCTCTACGCCGGCCGGTCGGAGGGCTCGCCCTGCTCGGCCGGGGACCGGTGGGTGCGGGACAACCTGCGCTACCTCGTCGCCCTGACCCTCGACACCCCGTCCTTCACGATCCGCTGA
- a CDS encoding glycosyltransferase family 87 protein: protein MPDRRTWLPAAAGAALAVVLVLSGLGQEAWQRGYDLAVYRDGARDLLAGRDLYLRETYRGHWFVYPPFAAVLFLPLLLLPPAADLLVWDAVLLAVTAWACRKVFGSVAAGWFVGLGTAVVLVSDPFREALVLGQVSPLVVVGLVVGCLYGGRGGAVLAGLSGAVKVTPALVVVAFVNRRARWWFASAVAVVGLAATGVGVLVAPGSAVSYFGSLVWDSARVAAPGTTTNNSLAGAFAHAGLSSAVSSALGLVLAVPLLVLVVVVALRADWLERSDRLRFGLLVSLVTCLVSPVTWSHHALAAPIAAVALLAWGRVRWLVVLAGVPWLLPVLHWGALAAQTRPVSLLVLVALLALTPGGPARGRPAPPAATAPAAAPPAPS from the coding sequence GTGCCTGACCGCCGGACCTGGCTGCCCGCCGCGGCGGGCGCCGCGCTGGCGGTGGTCCTCGTCCTGTCCGGGCTCGGGCAGGAGGCGTGGCAGCGCGGGTACGACCTGGCGGTCTACCGCGACGGGGCCCGCGACCTGCTCGCCGGCCGGGACCTGTACCTGCGCGAGACGTACCGCGGGCACTGGTTCGTCTACCCGCCGTTCGCGGCCGTGCTGTTCCTGCCGCTGCTCCTGCTGCCGCCCGCGGCCGACCTCCTCGTGTGGGACGCCGTGCTGCTCGCCGTCACGGCGTGGGCGTGCCGGAAGGTGTTCGGGTCGGTGGCGGCGGGGTGGTTCGTCGGCCTGGGGACCGCGGTCGTCCTGGTGAGCGACCCGTTCCGCGAGGCGCTCGTCCTGGGGCAGGTCAGCCCCCTGGTCGTCGTGGGTCTCGTCGTCGGCTGCCTGTACGGCGGTCGCGGGGGAGCGGTGCTCGCCGGGTTGTCGGGGGCGGTGAAGGTGACGCCCGCGCTCGTCGTCGTCGCGTTCGTCAACCGGCGCGCCCGCTGGTGGTTCGCCTCGGCCGTCGCCGTCGTGGGCCTGGCCGCCACCGGCGTCGGGGTGCTCGTGGCGCCGGGCTCGGCGGTCTCCTACTTCGGCTCGCTCGTGTGGGACTCCGCGCGCGTCGCGGCACCGGGGACCACGACGAACAACTCCCTCGCCGGGGCGTTCGCGCACGCCGGGCTGTCCTCGGCGGTGAGTTCGGCCCTCGGGCTGGTCCTGGCCGTCCCGCTGCTCGTGCTCGTCGTCGTGGTCGCGCTGCGCGCGGACTGGCTGGAACGGTCCGACCGGTTGCGGTTCGGTCTGCTCGTCTCGCTCGTGACGTGCCTGGTCTCGCCCGTGACGTGGTCCCACCACGCCCTCGCCGCCCCGATCGCGGCCGTCGCGCTGCTGGCGTGGGGGCGGGTGCGCTGGCTGGTGGTGCTCGCCGGGGTCCCGTGGCTGCTGCCGGTGCTGCACTGGGGCGCGCTCGCCGCGCAGACGCGGCCGGTCTCGCTCCTCGTCCTCGTCGCCCTCCTCGCCCTCACGCCGGGCGGCCCTGCGCGTGGACGTCCCGCACCGCCCGCAGCCACCGCTCCCGCTGCCGCACCACCTGCTCCCAGCTGA
- a CDS encoding SpoIID/LytB domain-containing protein has translation MRTRTRRLTRALAATAVALTTGTLTTLTTLPAHADEVRPAVGGSFAFVGHGYGHGIGMSQWGAQSRALSGQSHRAILDFYYPGTSVGDQPDRTLRVGLTAFANAAVAVSAPTGAQLTLSSSAEKLGPGERLVVAPAGNGLAATVTASDGSEVRRQNWGGTVTVSGPDGVLLQKGDGTFVRYDGTIRIVTGSKLTVVNDVPLETYLRGVVPAESPASFHPEALQAQAVAARSYAMSVLNPQSQTDICDTTACQVYRGAELRDRTGATTWTTPSSTNAAIAATAGEIRTYGGKVAFTQFSSSNGGWTVAGSKPYLTARADPFSGPGAAAGASVADWSATVPAKNFDAGCGNAGTATGLVITARDGRGDYGGRVTSAKLLCTNGTATLTGTRIRQLGGLRSDWFSIVSAVQQRYGALGGASGPLGGATSTELATPNGLGSYQHFAGGSIYASAAGAYDVRGAIRSEWARLGWEGGLGFPTTGDTRTPRGGGYYNHFEGGSVYWSPATGAHAVRGAIRSEWARLGWEGGLGFPTTSDAPTPDGRGWFTHFQGGSVYWSPATGAHFTRGAIRDAWARLGWENGLGFPVTGDTALAGGRGWFNRFQGGSIYWGPTTGAHAVRGAVYDAWAAQGWENGSLGMPTGDEVWNGSTLTQTFQGGTLSFSSTTGKVARV, from the coding sequence GTGCGCACCCGAACCCGTCGCCTCACCCGAGCCCTGGCGGCCACGGCCGTCGCCCTCACCACGGGGACCCTGACGACCCTCACGACGCTGCCCGCGCACGCCGACGAGGTCCGCCCGGCCGTCGGGGGCAGCTTCGCGTTCGTCGGCCACGGCTACGGCCACGGCATCGGCATGTCGCAGTGGGGGGCGCAGTCGCGCGCCCTGTCCGGGCAGTCCCACCGGGCGATCCTCGACTTCTACTACCCCGGCACGTCCGTGGGGGACCAGCCCGACCGCACCCTGCGCGTCGGCCTCACCGCCTTCGCCAACGCCGCCGTCGCCGTGTCCGCCCCCACCGGCGCGCAGCTCACGCTGTCCTCCAGCGCCGAGAAGCTCGGGCCCGGTGAACGTCTGGTCGTCGCCCCCGCCGGGAACGGCCTGGCCGCCACCGTCACCGCGTCCGACGGGTCCGAGGTCCGGCGGCAGAACTGGGGCGGCACGGTCACCGTCAGCGGTCCCGACGGCGTCCTGCTGCAGAAGGGCGACGGGACCTTCGTCCGCTACGACGGCACCATCCGCATCGTCACCGGCTCGAAGCTGACCGTCGTCAACGACGTGCCGCTGGAGACGTACCTGCGTGGTGTCGTCCCGGCCGAGTCCCCGGCGTCCTTCCACCCCGAGGCCCTCCAGGCGCAGGCGGTCGCCGCGCGCAGCTACGCCATGTCCGTCCTGAACCCGCAGTCCCAGACCGACATCTGCGACACCACCGCCTGCCAGGTGTACCGGGGGGCCGAACTGCGCGACCGCACCGGTGCCACCACCTGGACCACCCCGTCCTCGACGAACGCGGCGATCGCCGCCACGGCCGGGGAGATCCGCACCTACGGCGGCAAGGTCGCCTTCACCCAGTTCTCCTCCTCCAACGGGGGCTGGACCGTCGCGGGGTCCAAGCCGTACCTCACCGCCCGCGCCGACCCGTTCTCCGGCCCGGGCGCGGCCGCCGGGGCCAGCGTCGCGGACTGGTCCGCCACCGTCCCGGCGAAGAACTTCGACGCCGGGTGCGGGAACGCCGGGACGGCCACCGGCCTCGTCATCACCGCCCGTGACGGCCGCGGCGACTACGGCGGCCGCGTCACCTCGGCGAAGCTGCTGTGCACGAACGGCACCGCGACCCTGACCGGGACCCGGATCCGTCAGCTCGGCGGCCTGCGCTCGGACTGGTTCTCGATCGTCAGCGCCGTGCAGCAGCGCTACGGCGCCCTCGGCGGCGCGTCCGGTCCCCTCGGCGGGGCCACGAGCACCGAACTGGCGACGCCGAACGGCCTCGGGTCCTACCAGCACTTCGCCGGCGGTTCGATCTACGCCTCCGCGGCCGGCGCGTACGACGTGCGGGGCGCGATCCGCAGCGAGTGGGCCCGGCTGGGCTGGGAGGGCGGCCTCGGCTTCCCGACCACCGGCGACACCCGCACCCCCCGCGGCGGCGGGTACTACAACCACTTCGAGGGCGGGTCGGTCTACTGGTCCCCCGCGACGGGGGCGCACGCCGTCCGCGGCGCCATCCGCAGCGAGTGGGCCCGGCTGGGCTGGGAGGGCGGCCTCGGCTTCCCGACCACCTCCGACGCCCCCACGCCCGACGGCCGGGGGTGGTTCACCCACTTCCAGGGCGGCTCCGTCTACTGGTCCCCCGCCACGGGGGCGCACTTCACCCGCGGAGCCATCCGCGACGCCTGGGCCCGGCTCGGCTGGGAGAACGGTCTCGGCTTCCCCGTGACCGGCGACACCGCCCTGGCCGGCGGCCGCGGCTGGTTCAACCGGTTCCAGGGCGGGTCGATCTACTGGGGCCCCACCACCGGCGCCCATGCCGTCCGCGGCGCCGTCTACGACGCGTGGGCCGCGCAGGGCTGGGAGAACGGCTCCCTCGGGATGCCCACCGGTGACGAGGTGTGGAACGGCTCGACGCTCACCCAGACGTTCCAGGGCGGGACGCTGAGCTTCAGCTCCACGACCGGCAAGGTCGCCCGCGTCTGA
- a CDS encoding LGFP repeat-containing protein codes for MRRRRSRRAGSRAALRAGFAALLAGGLLATGLPAQAAPRVPGGLPADVDAFPRYQAPITCAPPQPGTLALAQLIRDAYGRQTLGLARACPANGVPVSEHSDGRAVDWMLEASDPTQAALAGEFLTWLLATDERGNVAANARRLGVMYVIWNQQVWKTYQAGAGWQPYTGADPHTNHVHLSLTFSGAARETSWWTGTTDPLHGHWIALGAERSVLGADVGGRRTTAAGGVARKDYRHGTVYSSPTTPVREVHGGIRARFEKIGGVGTLGVPLTDELRTPRRPGAYNHFQFGSIYSSPATGSFEVRGAIRDHWARLGWENGIGFPVSGDTRTPGEAGYYTHFEGGSVYWSPATGAHAVRGALRDAWARQGWENGRLGFPTGDERPVPGGLRVEFQGGSITWDAARRTTSTSYTGN; via the coding sequence GTGAGGCGCCGACGGTCGCGGCGGGCCGGGTCGCGGGCGGCGCTGCGGGCGGGGTTCGCCGCGCTGCTGGCCGGGGGCCTGCTCGCCACCGGCCTGCCCGCGCAGGCCGCCCCCCGCGTCCCCGGCGGTCTCCCCGCGGACGTCGACGCCTTCCCCCGCTACCAGGCTCCGATCACCTGCGCACCACCGCAGCCCGGGACCCTCGCGCTCGCCCAGCTCATCCGCGACGCGTACGGCCGCCAGACGCTGGGCCTGGCCCGGGCGTGCCCGGCGAACGGCGTCCCCGTCTCCGAGCACTCCGACGGCCGGGCCGTCGACTGGATGCTCGAGGCGAGCGACCCCACCCAGGCCGCGCTCGCCGGGGAGTTCCTCACCTGGTTGCTCGCGACCGACGAGCGGGGGAACGTCGCCGCCAACGCCCGCCGCCTCGGCGTCATGTACGTCATCTGGAACCAGCAGGTGTGGAAGACGTACCAGGCGGGCGCGGGCTGGCAGCCGTACACCGGAGCCGACCCGCACACGAACCACGTCCACCTCTCGCTGACGTTCTCCGGCGCCGCCCGCGAGACGTCCTGGTGGACGGGGACCACCGACCCCCTGCACGGGCACTGGATCGCCCTGGGCGCCGAACGGTCCGTCCTCGGCGCCGACGTCGGCGGCCGGCGCACCACCGCCGCCGGTGGGGTGGCCCGCAAGGACTACCGCCACGGCACCGTCTACTCCTCCCCCACGACCCCCGTCCGTGAGGTGCACGGCGGCATCCGCGCCCGGTTCGAGAAGATCGGCGGGGTCGGCACCCTGGGTGTCCCGTTGACCGACGAACTGCGCACCCCCCGCCGTCCCGGGGCGTACAACCACTTCCAGTTCGGCTCGATCTACTCCTCCCCCGCCACCGGGTCCTTCGAGGTGCGGGGCGCGATCCGCGACCACTGGGCCCGGCTCGGCTGGGAGAACGGCATCGGGTTCCCCGTCAGCGGCGACACCCGCACCCCGGGCGAGGCCGGCTACTACACCCACTTCGAGGGCGGCTCGGTCTACTGGTCCCCCGCGACGGGGGCGCACGCCGTCCGCGGCGCCCTGCGCGACGCCTGGGCGCGGCAGGGCTGGGAGAACGGCCGCCTCGGGTTCCCCACCGGCGACGAGCGTCCCGTCCCCGGTGGTCTGCGCGTCGAGTTCCAGGGCGGCTCGATCACCTGGGACGCCGCCCGGCGCACCACGTCCACCAGCTACACCGGCAACTGA